Genomic window (Maridesulfovibrio ferrireducens):
TCATAATATTGAAAAAATGGATAAAGGAACAGTCGTTGTGGGGCTGACATGCCCGTTTAGTACACATATTGTGAAAGGATTAAGTAATTTCAAAGCCAATTATAACGAAATTTTAGAAAAAGCCTTTGCCCAGAATAAGATACCACCAACTTTACTGATTTTTGCGGATGCGATGGCTAAGAGAGTTTCCTCGTTTGTTCAATCTTTGTTTGAAGTTTTAGGACTGGAAATAACTTATATAGGCGGCGGAGCCGGGTCTTTGGATTTTAATCAGGCTCCATGTCTTATGTGTAATGAAGGGTTGTTAGTTGACGCGGCAATTCTCGCAGGAATTGATATTTCCAGTTCTATCGGCGTAAAACATGGTTATCGTCCTGTTTGCGGCCCTTTTAAAGTCACTGAGTCAGATCATAATGTTCTTAAATCGTTGGATTGGCAGCCAGCTTTTGAAATATACAGGCAGGCGGTTAATGAGCATTCACAATATCATATGAGTATTGCAACTTTTAGCGGATTATCTAGAAATTATCCTTTCGGGCTTGCCAGACTTTTTGCAGAACCTGTTGTTCGTGATCCGGCAGTGCTGGATGAAGAGGGCAATATCGTTTGTGTTGGAGAAGTTCCAGAAGGCTCTTTTGTTAAAATTTTGCATGGAAAACCAGAGAATTTAATTGAAGCCGCGAGTCAGGCCAAGCAGGTTGCTATTGAAAATCTGGAAGGAACAGCATCTCTGAGTTTCTGTATAGATTGTGTTTCGAGATTTCTTTTTTTGCAGGACGACTATGAGCGTGAACTTTCTGTAGTTCAAAGTGAAGGCGTTCCGCTTGTAGGGGCTTTAACTTTGGGCGAGATCGCTAATATTGGCGAGGAATATTTGGATTTTCATAGCAAGACTGTTGTGATTGCGATGTTGGAGAACGTATGAGCATACGTATTCAGGAGCAGATCCTTTTGGATTTGGCAATGACCTTCGGCAACAGTTTGGATTTGAAAGATGTTCTTTCAGAAGGAATGTCTGTTTATCTGCGTCGCCTCGGATGTATGTCCGGGGTTGTTTTTATGGAGAAGGCAGATAGTCAGGAATCAATCCGGCATGAAATTGTTTCAGTTATTCCTCATTTAGGGCAGACCTATAAAGCGATAAATTTTTTTGCTGATATAATAATGGGGTGTTCGAATCGTAAAGAGTTAAACGAGGTTCGCTTACAACTTCCTTTGTATAAAGTTGTTGATAATCGCCATGCGTACCTTTTTAATTTACCCGGATTCGGTTTTATAGCCCTGCTTAAAAGTGGTGAACCTTTTGAAGATTCGTTGATAAAGTCTTTGTTACCTTTAAATACGAAGATAGCGAATGTCTGTCTTTCATGTATCAGTTACCAACGTTATGCCGAACTTAATGCTGAGCTGCATCGAGAAGTCGCCGAACGCAAGCTGGCTGTGCAGGAGCTTGGGGCAAATGAGCGTCGTCTCCGGGTTATTTTTGAGCATTCTCCTCTTGGTATGATTCATTTTGATGCAGAGGGAGCAATTGTTGATTGCAATAGTCAGTTTGTCCATCTCATGGGATCAACCAGAGAAAAATTATTAGGATTTAATACTGCGCGTGACAGTTCTCCAGAGATGGGAATTGCTCTGACTAAAGCTTTGTCAGGTGAGCCTTCATGTTATGAAGATTATTATACTTCTGTTACAGGTGGCAAGCGAGGCTATCTGAGAGCTGTCTTCAATCCCGTTACTCCCGAAAATGAGTCGTCAGAAGTAATCGCAATCGTGGAAGATTTTTCAAAGCGCAAGCAGATTGAAGAATCATTGTCACAAAGTGAAGCCCGGCTGAGCATGATACTTTCTTCTATTCAGGCCGGAGTGATACTTATTGATCCGCAAACCCGCATTATAAAAGATTCTAATGTGGAGGCTTGTAGATTAATCGGGCTGGATCGTGAACAGATTATAGGTCGAGTCTGTCATGATTTTATTTGTGCTGCGGAAAAAGGAAAGTGCCCTGTGCTTGATTTGGGCCAAGAGGTGGATAAGTCAGAGCGCATTCTTGTTACAGCAACAGGCAAAAATCTAACTATTCAAAAAACAGTCAGTACTGTCGTTATTGACGGTAAAGAGCAACTTCTTGAATGTTTTGTGGATATTACTTCTCGCAAAAAAGCCGAGGAAGAACTTCTGCAAGCGAAAGAAGATATTGAACAATACGTTATAAGTCTGGAAAACACGAATAAACAGCTTATCGAAACAACGGCTTCACGTGACGAGTTAGAACAAGAAGTTGCGGATCGTAAACTTGCTGAAAGGCGACTCAGAGAAAGTACTCAACTTTATGAGGAGTTGGTAGAAAATGCTGCCAGCATTATCTTACGTCTGGATCAAACTGGTCGCGTAACCTTTTTCAATGAATTCGCAGAAAAACTGTTTGGCTATTCGCGCGATGAAATTATAGGTGAAAGCATTATTGGAACTATAGTTCCTGAGATGGAGAGTTCCGGGCGTAATCTGCGAAAGATGATTAATAGTATTTTTGATAGGCCCGAAGATTTTACGAACAATGAAAACGAAAATATGCTTAAGAATGGCAGTCGTATTTGGGTGAATTGGTCCAATAAAGCTTTATACGGTCCCGATAACGAGTTGATTGAGATATTGTGTGTCGGCTCTGATATAACTGAGCGTAAGATAGCTGAGAAAACTTTAAAGCTGGCTAAACAACAGGCAGAGGCTGCAAATAAAGCTAAGTCTGAATTTTTAGCTAATATGAGTCATGAAATACGCACTCCGATGAATTCCATCCTCGGGGTAGCGGATTTGCTTACTGAAACAGAATTGACCGAAGAGCAAAGCCGCTACATAGCCCTTTTTGAATCTGCTGGAAAAAGTTTGTTGTCCCTGATTAATGAGATTCTTGATTTGTCAAAAGTAGAAACAGGACGGATGGAACTGGAGTCTTTATTCTTTGATTTGACGGATGCAGTAAAGGAAGTTGACTCAATCATTGCAATTGCTGCCAAAAGTAAAGGACTTGAATTTTCCTGTACAATGGAACCGGATTCTCCCAAATTTATTTTAGGTGATCAAATCCGCTTGAAGCAGATTTTACTGAACATAATGGGTAATGCAGTAAAATTTACTGAGCATGGTTCTGTCTCTATTAATGTATCGTCCATTCCAGCAAGAGAGAATAGCAGACTTTTTAGATTTAGTATTTCGGACACAGGAATAGGGGTGCCACAAGAAAAATTACATACTATTTTTGATAGCTTTGCTCAGGCCGATTCTTCTACTACACGTAAATATGGCGGAACAGGATTAGGTCTTGCCATTGCCAAGCGGCTGGCCGAGTTGATGGATGGTGAAATTTTAGTAGAATCAGAAGTCGGCAAAGGTACAACGTTTCATTTTGTTGCCCCGTTTGAGACCTGCTACGACATAGACCAAGAAGTTTGTTTTAAAGATGAAAAGTTTCATTTTGCTAGTTCTGGTGTCGGTAAAAAACGAGTCCTTGTCGTGGAAGACTCAGAAAGTAATCGTATGCTTATTGATTTCTACCTTGAACAGTCTGAGCATGAAGTTGTTCTGGTAGAAAACGGGCTGGAAGGATTAAATGCCTATAAAAAAGATGATTTTGATATAGTGTTTATGGATATTCAAATGCCGGTTATGGATGGCATTGCTGCAACTAAGGCGATTAGAGATTACGAAAAAGAGCATTTATTCGATCCAAAGCCAATTATAGCTCTTACAGCTAATGCTTTTAAAGAAGACAGACAACGTTGCTTTAATGCCGGATGCAGTAGTTTTTTAGCAAAACCTATTAAGAAAAATGATCTTTTGATGATAATTGATAGCTTTTAAATCATATTGAATTTGTAATAATACACAATGCTCGCTATATTTATTTGTCTTAAAAAAAATATCTATGTCTGATTTATCGGAATAGGTTCAGTCTCCTGTTATTATTCGCCTTTTGTCTCCATCATGATTTGCACAGTCTTGTTTTTAGGATTTTGTGCTTAATATCATAAAAGAAGTCTCACTGCTTAATCCAGTCTCTTTTCTTTTCTGAGTCTTTAGTCATGTCTAAAATATAATTTTTATCTTGTTTTATCAGTACTATATATAATTATAGTGAAGTCCAGCTCTCCTTTTATTGAATACGGCATACTCTTTGCTTTTAGAATTGACTGGATGAGTAGTCAATCTCAAAAAGAGTTGATCTTGATTAAAAGACGGACATAGTTAAAGTGTTAGTTCTTTAATAGCCTCATTTGTTCAGGCTAAGTGATGTTTTTTTAATTATTTTGATTGAGTTTTTAGTGAAAAACTGATTGATTACCCAATCTGTATTACTCTCTCTGTAGAATTTAAAAGTTTGAGGAGGATGAAACTGCAATCAAAGCAGAACTCTGCTTTTTATTGTTAGTTTCCGACCTTTGGGTCTTAATCGTGAATTATTCTAAATCAAGGATTGGTTCGTTGAACAACAGATATACCCCACTAACTTTAATTGTTGTTGTTTTATCTCTTGCGGCTGTAGCGGGTTTTCTTTTCACTCCCTCTGTAAAGGAGAATCCAGTTCGCGTTGTCATGGATAACAGCGGCGGAAGAGTGATATTTACCCATTTAAATCATGCTGACGAGTATGGGTATGAGTGTGCAGATTGTCATCACGACGACATTGGTCAGGAATTGCCCATAGCTTGCGGGTCCTGTCATCCTGCGGCTTTTGATGAAGAGTTCAAAGCACAGCATCAAAAGAATTTCCCCAGTAAAGAAGCATGTCTGCGTTGCCATGATGATATTCCTACAGGTCCTTTGGCAGAAGAGGATAAACCTGACACTGAGAGTATTCCTTTAAGAGCGGATGCTTTCCACGGGCAATGTATGAGTTGCCATGAGTCAGACGGTGGGCCTTATGGTGAAGATTCCTGCTACAAATGCCACGCGAGGTAGGTTAGATGCTTAAGATTCATTATTCACTCGAATCAGATGTTCTGAACATAATAAATGATATCACGGCACCCTCTGAGATCAATATCCGGGTGCGCAACCTTGTTCTGAAAGCAAAGAAAGGGCAGAGCGTTGCCCGTGGTGAGATAATTGCTGAACATCCGTCAAAATTCGGCGGCGCATACCATGCTTCCGCTTCCGGTAAGGCAACAAAAGTTAATTATCATCACCTGACCATAAAATGTGATTGTGCTGAAAATTCCGTTGAGCCGGTTGACGTTCAGTCCATGGGACCGGGAAAAGAACTTCTGCATACTTTGCAGGAATTGGGCATTGATGTTGCTCCGTTTTCTTCCCACTGCGATAATTTAGTCATAAACGGTCTCAATCCTGAACCCGGTATATTTGTAGCCGAACTGCTTCTTGAGTGTGAAAAAGATATTCTTGAAACCGGACTCCGTCTGGCTGAATCCTTGATCACTCCTATACATACAATGTTGGCGGTGGCTCGCGGGACATCATATTCTCTTTCCGGAACTGAATCTGTTTCGGTTAAGCCTAAATATCCTAATTCTCTTAATTCTCTCGTAATTAAAGCTGTCACAGGAAACGAGTTTGCTGACGACACTAAAATTATGAGCATTATGGACATTTACAATCTCGGTCTGGTCGCTAAGTTCGGTCTGCCTGTAACTGATACCATAATGACCATATGC
Coding sequences:
- a CDS encoding FIST signal transduction protein translates to MQLKVDTSGTVQNFQDILLSMKQDPTITGVIVFACHANGFTSDQLDPILTEYSLPVIGGVFPSIFHNIEKMDKGTVVVGLTCPFSTHIVKGLSNFKANYNEILEKAFAQNKIPPTLLIFADAMAKRVSSFVQSLFEVLGLEITYIGGGAGSLDFNQAPCLMCNEGLLVDAAILAGIDISSSIGVKHGYRPVCGPFKVTESDHNVLKSLDWQPAFEIYRQAVNEHSQYHMSIATFSGLSRNYPFGLARLFAEPVVRDPAVLDEEGNIVCVGEVPEGSFVKILHGKPENLIEAASQAKQVAIENLEGTASLSFCIDCVSRFLFLQDDYERELSVVQSEGVPLVGALTLGEIANIGEEYLDFHSKTVVIAMLENV
- a CDS encoding PAS domain S-box protein, with translation MSIRIQEQILLDLAMTFGNSLDLKDVLSEGMSVYLRRLGCMSGVVFMEKADSQESIRHEIVSVIPHLGQTYKAINFFADIIMGCSNRKELNEVRLQLPLYKVVDNRHAYLFNLPGFGFIALLKSGEPFEDSLIKSLLPLNTKIANVCLSCISYQRYAELNAELHREVAERKLAVQELGANERRLRVIFEHSPLGMIHFDAEGAIVDCNSQFVHLMGSTREKLLGFNTARDSSPEMGIALTKALSGEPSCYEDYYTSVTGGKRGYLRAVFNPVTPENESSEVIAIVEDFSKRKQIEESLSQSEARLSMILSSIQAGVILIDPQTRIIKDSNVEACRLIGLDREQIIGRVCHDFICAAEKGKCPVLDLGQEVDKSERILVTATGKNLTIQKTVSTVVIDGKEQLLECFVDITSRKKAEEELLQAKEDIEQYVISLENTNKQLIETTASRDELEQEVADRKLAERRLRESTQLYEELVENAASIILRLDQTGRVTFFNEFAEKLFGYSRDEIIGESIIGTIVPEMESSGRNLRKMINSIFDRPEDFTNNENENMLKNGSRIWVNWSNKALYGPDNELIEILCVGSDITERKIAEKTLKLAKQQAEAANKAKSEFLANMSHEIRTPMNSILGVADLLTETELTEEQSRYIALFESAGKSLLSLINEILDLSKVETGRMELESLFFDLTDAVKEVDSIIAIAAKSKGLEFSCTMEPDSPKFILGDQIRLKQILLNIMGNAVKFTEHGSVSINVSSIPARENSRLFRFSISDTGIGVPQEKLHTIFDSFAQADSSTTRKYGGTGLGLAIAKRLAELMDGEILVESEVGKGTTFHFVAPFETCYDIDQEVCFKDEKFHFASSGVGKKRVLVVEDSESNRMLIDFYLEQSEHEVVLVENGLEGLNAYKKDDFDIVFMDIQMPVMDGIAATKAIRDYEKEHLFDPKPIIALTANAFKEDRQRCFNAGCSSFLAKPIKKNDLLMIIDSF
- a CDS encoding cytochrome c3 family protein translates to MNNRYTPLTLIVVVLSLAAVAGFLFTPSVKENPVRVVMDNSGGRVIFTHLNHADEYGYECADCHHDDIGQELPIACGSCHPAAFDEEFKAQHQKNFPSKEACLRCHDDIPTGPLAEEDKPDTESIPLRADAFHGQCMSCHESDGGPYGEDSCYKCHAR
- a CDS encoding 4Fe-4S dicluster domain-containing protein yields the protein MLKIHYSLESDVLNIINDITAPSEINIRVRNLVLKAKKGQSVARGEIIAEHPSKFGGAYHASASGKATKVNYHHLTIKCDCAENSVEPVDVQSMGPGKELLHTLQELGIDVAPFSSHCDNLVINGLNPEPGIFVAELLLECEKDILETGLRLAESLITPIHTMLAVARGTSYSLSGTESVSVKPKYPNSLNSLVIKAVTGNEFADDTKIMSIMDIYNLGLVAKFGLPVTDTIMTICGHNYRVPLGTPIRHLLNELDIPVKSGDKAVLGGPFRGEAVYSLDEGVKKGDHGLFIISAGEFPSVEDTTCINCGECVLSCPARILPNLISRYAEYEKFEMAKKYDLDSCFECGLCSFNCTIRRPILQYIRFAKDQLRVSGKAE